The window atattttgaagtaacagcagtgatctgcctcgcaccttgaaaaatcagctttcttcataaagctgtcaaactttaaataccactgtcttggagcctgttttagtccgtacagactcttttgaagtttgcacaccagattctcctttcctttgattttgaatccctccggctgtcgcatgtagatttcctcgtctagatcaccgtgaagaaatgcagttttcacgtccatctgttgcagatgtagattttcctttgctaccagcccaagaacagttctgatagtcaccatcttgactacgggagagaagatctccgtatagtcaatgccttctttctgttgaaatccctttgcaaccagccttgctttataacgcttgcttccattgggttcttcctttatccgataaacccatttgttttgcaatgcctttttatcctttggcaactcggataattcccatgtatgatttgccgatagtgaatccatttcatccttcattgccagctcccacttagtcgattcatcgacttgcattgcttcttcataacattccggctcccctctatcagtgagtagaatgtagttgagggatggagagtacctgtgaagcggcttcctgatcctggatgatctacgcagctctgtgattggcgtctgttcatttgtttcagaatcaacactttcatcagcaccttctcggattgtttgttcctctgcctcggttgtacctggctgcggctcaggtgccggaaagtccttcaaatcgactattttcgattccttgtcctgacattctgaattcttttgcagcttgtctttgtacagtacctcttcgttaaagacaacattcctgcttcggatgatcttccgattttgttcatcccaaaatcggtacccaagctcggtgtcaccatagccaataaagtaacacttctttgattttggataaagcttgcttctagccgtatcatcattatgaacatatgataagcaaccgaacactttcagaaatgaaagatttaccttcttgccactccagacttcttctggaattctgaaatccaagggaactgacggtcctcggttaattaagaaggccgcggtattgactgcatctgcccagaatgtcttgggcagtccagagtgtattctcatactccgagcacgctcgttcaacgttcggttcattctttcggctactccattctgttgcggcgttccaggaatagtcttcatcatcttgatcccattatcggcacaataccgtttgaaatcaccatcagtgtattctccgccattgtcggacctcaaacacttcaacttgaggtttgtttcattctcgaccatggctttccatcttttgaatacactaaacacatcggatttatttttcataaaataaacccataccttcctggttgaatcatcaatgaaggtcacgtagtagtgtgatcctccaagggagggtacagtggtaggtccccacaagtctgtgtgcaccaattccagcttctcgaccttcaactccctgcctgcatttgagaagcttactcgcttttgttttccgagaatgcagctctcacacgtatgaaggtccaccgtcttcagctccggaattaagccatttgtcaccaacagcttcatccccttctggctgatattgccacaaatctgtcttctttgtgttgtcaaccacagcaacaatatcacgacaactatccgtcatgtagagagtgccaatcttctttcctcggccaactaccatagcacctttcgccaccttccaagacccattaccaaagttgagatcatatccctcatcatcaagctgacctactgaaatcaggtttcgcatcagctttggaacatgtctaacttttgtaatcttccacgaggatccatttgacatcttcaaattaatgtctcccgtgccaacaacgtctagcggctttccatcggctaaataaacttttcCGAGATTCCCaaccacgtagtttgtcattatatcatgatgtggggtggtatgaaaggacgctcctgagtcaagcacccaagagtctatcgggctgtcaaccgatagcaacaacgcatcgccaatgtcttccgtagcagcattgattccagcccccttgttgtcctccttctttggcgccctgcagttcttcttgaagtgacctgtttttccacagttccaacactcatgtgttcgtcctggtctggattgacccctgccattccttgacttcgatctgcccctatttcggttgtagtttctgttataatttctgcttctgttttcaacattaaaagcagaactcgtcgatgcctctccagaatctgtcctgcgcacttcctcagcaaggatacgatccctaacatcgttgaactttagtttgtcactaccgacagaattactaaccgctgctctcattggctcccagctatttggtagggatgccaacaaaattagagcttgcacttcatcatcgaaatcaatttttaccgatgacaattgatttacaatggtattgaattcatttacgtgtgcagcaacatgagcattttccatcatcgttagatgaaatagtttcttcatgagaaataccttattatttgccgaaggtttctcatacatgtcagacaataccttcatcatatctgcggtggtcttctcctttgccacgttgtgagcaacgttcttcgacagcgtcagccgaatgactcccagaacttgtctgtcgaggagattccaatctgcttgcttcatctcctctggtttcggactcagaggttcatgaagctttctgccatataaataatcttcaatttgcattctccagaacgcaaaatctgtaccatcgaatttatcgatgccgtgcgtcgtaccatcttcgcctcccatcgtttctaaatcacaacacaacctgttgctctgataccagttgttaggatttgaatcccaaatccgacctttgtagcaggttcccaggaaagattggagggtcacagctggaccacttaaataccaacctccttagacagaacctacttacgccgtgatgtaagcgaagaataaataaataacacacagagatttatagtggttcaccctcaatgtgagagctacgtccacgttgctgctgcagatcttattaaagaagaaatattacaagtgtttacaacactcaacctcacaaccccaatcccaattacactcaagaattttaccacagaaaattctctcaaagaccttctcttacttaggcctttcactaagagtatttctcttagattttttttctctctttgggatgtgtttagcaaatgatcttgatgatatcttacaaatgaaccataagctacctatttataggaatgaatttcctatgatgaggtaagcgcttacatcacgactattatgaggtaagcgcttacatcacgactatgtgaacaaaagaattgacttgtttggccaattccacacctaacaaagtGTGCATGCAATGAAGTGCACATATTCTATAAAGTCGTTTTTGGTAGGGAGTGCTTTATCCACAAAGTGAGATTTTCTGGCGTGAATTCAAATTAGTTGGGGCATCAAAACAGGTACCGAGCACCGGGTGGGGAAAAAAATAGGGTTAATAGCACTTTTGGTCCCTCAATGTTGGTGACTTCTGATTTTAGTCCCTGGGAAATCTAATtaagcacatttaaccttcaattacttGAAACATGCACTTTTAATCCCTTTGATTGTGAATAATCACAAATTTCCTAAAGTATAACCATTTCACCATCTAACTACCTTTGTATTATATTAAGTTTGTACTGTAACTCCACATTTGAAAGTCATATAATTCTAGGAATATGTCtaaatataacatatttcctACATAGAGGGATTAAATGTGCACATTTCAAGTAGTTGAAGGTTAATATGGTTAGTTAGATATCACAAGGACTAAAATTAGAGTTTATCAATAATTGAAGAAAGTGTtatatcccaaaaaaaaaaaaaaaattactataaaAATAGTATTCGAATTAATTAAACTCATTAGGTACTGCGGCCGAACCTATACCCAACATTCACATTAAATCTGCCCCGCAAAATTAAAGATCCATGTTTAATATTGAACAGCAAGCAAATTAATTCTAGAAAGATCTATATGTATTAATATTCAATTATACTCATAAAGGAATAGAATTTTGTATGTTGAAATATTATCTTTTTTTGGTATAACAAAACAGCATGCATGTTCCTTAATTAATTGCTATTATGCAGGGCTTAAAGATTGCTTTAAAACACAACATACTAATTTAGTACTAGTCACAATAATTTGAGATTAAATACCACATACTTTTAATTAAAGATCTGAAATTGGAGTAGCAAACTCCAGAAGTTCGGGATCTCTATCAAATATAGCCATATCCTGTTCGTCAGCATTACTATGGCttcaactccaaaaaaaaaaaaaaaaaaaaaaaaaaagagtagtcAAAACATCCACCAATCTATATTCCTACACTTACCTGATCAAAATGTCATGAGTATGGATTAGCTGGCCAGTGGTTCTGTATACTTAGCTGGTTAATATAAAGAACGATTCTAAAAATTATACAGGAAAGATCACAATACTTTGCACCGACGTAGTCATGTGTTTACCACTACAAAGACAATGTTATTTTTGCAACAATGTTTTATACGTCCTTGTACATTATTGTACAGTGTTTATTCACTTATACAAAGAATGCATCTATATTGTATAGAAACATGTATAATAGCAGAGGCGTATATTCAGAATTTTAATAGGATAAGTGCACTATTACAAAGAAGTGAACTCATAATTTTCATTCGATGGGTTCAACATTTATATTCTTAGCATGAATTCATTACACTTTTGAAATTATATATTTAATTATACTAGATCCATATTGAAAAATATTGAGATCAGTTGAACCTACTGACTATATGTTGCATCCTTCACAACTGCTAATTAATATTATAGACATTCGATTTTGTTATAGAAAATTAATGTCAATAAAAGAAAATAGGGATCTCAATTTGTCagatttgggattttgaaagaataaatcgaagaaagaaagaaaatgtaCTTAATTAAAACGAAAGGGGGGACATAAGACATTGGGGATCTATTCTAGAAAAATAAGATAGATGTAGGATTTGAAATCTCGATTTCATTTGTAAAGGTGCATCCAGTAAATATTGTACCATAGGACTCTTGAGCTTCTAAGTACACATACGTTTTCTTGAATGTTAGGTACGGTTCGGCAGTACCTAATGATTTCAGTTAGTTCAACTACGatattaattttataaaatttgtTTCCTACCCGGTATGAAATACCTATTTTGGGGCCGACTAGTTTGATTTCACGCCGGAAAGTCCAACTTTGAAAGTAAAGCGCTCTCTACCAAAGTTGACTCCATATCTGAGCTCAAAACCGGGACCTCTTGTTAAGGATAAAGAATGCTTAGTATTCCGACACAAACTTTTGGTGGTAAATAGTATTTTATATTATATTGGTTCCATGTATACTCATATCATCCTCAATCTTCACAATTAAAGCCATTTGTTTTCAAATTTGTTATTTATCCGATAACGACAATTATTAGAATAAATAAATACTAGATTTAAATGAAACATAATTAATATGTATTACTCAGATATTGTACGTTAAACAACATAAAGCAACGACTGAAAACGCAACATACTAGTCTAGCACAAGTCACAATAAGCTGGACTGGAACacattttaattatttataaGACAATATGAGATTAAATTCCGCCTACTTTTAATTAGATATTTGAAATTGGACTAGCAAACTCGAGAAGCTCGGGATCTCTTTCAAATATAGCCATAGCTTGTTCGTCCAAATAGACTATGACTTCAACTCCACCTCCACTTTGATTATCCAACAAATAAAACCACCTATTGAAAGGCCCTGTCGCAAAACTCACTCTAGCTGGCCTCCCCCAGCCAAAGTCTATTTTATAAAATGGGTATGACATCAAACTGGTACAAAAAAAGTTATCAATTATATTGCTATGAAATGGTGTATTTCCTTTTTCAAGGGAATCAGTTACTTCTGAGATAATGACATTTTTTGTAGTgttaattttcattttttccttcctCAATTCGCTTACCAATTTCGGATAATTTATGTCACGTTCATTATTTATTTTCACAAAATAACCTGAAATAATATTTCCACATGCATCTTGTGACAAAGGTGGGTTGAGCCTTTGACGCATATTTGCAACTTGAAACAAGGAAGATGGTTTAAATGAATCAAAATTTGTCGATCTTCTTCCAGCAACAGCTACATGAGCACATTTGTAAAGAAGTGCACTCACAATTTCAGTTCTGCTCGGATTTTGAACTCCTGATTCATTAGCAATTTTAGCTTTGAGTGAATTCAATTTATCAATTGGGAATATGAACCTTTTTCCTAGATATGTTGGTTCTTCGAACTCGATAGTTGATATAACATAAGGATTATTAGATTGAGGGTAGATGGATTTTCCGACAAAATGAGGAGATGGTGTTGCACTTATATCACGGGTCAATACTCCCCAGTTGTTGAAGAAATTGCTGGCGGTGCAACCATCTCCAATCTTGTGTGATATACATCCACCAATTGCTATTCCTCCACAATCAAAATGGCTTACCTGATCAAAATATTGCGAGTCTAGATTAGTCGCATCAATAAATTTTGAATATCAGATGATTAATTTcttctattttaatttatgtgtctTGTCTTTTTGGTTTGTTTAAAAAGAACTTCATCTTTGGTGTTTAGTAATTCATTAATTCCAACATCAATATGACATGTTTAATACCACAAGATTTAAGAACGCTTTGTTACAttatatacacatttttaatttaagaccataagattTAAATGTTTTTcgtattttcttatattttttgcTCAACCAAACTAAGACACGTAaaatgaaatggagggagtaatttttatttttatttttgatatcCCACGTGGCATCTTTAAGACCACAAAACTTAAATGACATGTTGGTACATTATATACACATATTTAGATTAAGACGACGAGATTAAAAAAAGTCTCCCTTATTTTTTTGAACTTCGTGTCTAGCCAAATTAAGGACATGTAAATTggacatactttttttttttcaagtttcttTTTCAAAAACATGTTATAGGTTGTGTCAATTTTCACTCCAAAATTGAAAAGGAATTTTTTTCAAGTAAAAAGGGAATTCCTCAAAAACTTTAacatt is drawn from Lycium barbarum isolate Lr01 chromosome 8, ASM1917538v2, whole genome shotgun sequence and contains these coding sequences:
- the LOC132605491 gene encoding acyltransferase Pun1-like codes for the protein MSISVAFFYPKTGTNVHKSYELLEKSLSKTLSFYYPYAGRLNKDGCSVDCNDMGVELSHVRVHCPMSQILKQPYTHAKHVVFPVDQPHGHQKGNLAITQVSHFDCGGIAIGGCISHKIGDGCTASNFFNNWGVLTRDISATPSPHFVGKSIYPQSNNPYVISTIEFEEPTYLGKRFIFPIDKLNSLKAKIANESGVQNPSRTEIVSALLYKCAHVAVAGRRSTNFDSFKPSSLFQVANMRQRLNPPLSQDACGNIISGYFVKINNERDINYPKLVSELRKEKMKINTTKNVIISEVTDSLEKGNTPFHSNIIDNFFCTSLMSYPFYKIDFGWGRPARVSFATGPFNRWFYLLDNQSGGGVEVIVYLDEQAMAIFERDPELLEFASPISNI